GATCAATGGCGGAACCGCCACTAGCGCGAAGAGAGGGATATGCCGCAGGTGATTCAGCGCCTGATGCGCGAAAAATACGATGGCCAATCCTTCATAAATCCAGATCGATCCCGCCCGCAACATCGGCAAAAGCAGCAACCCTAACAGAATCGCCTCGAAGGCGTTGGCGTAGTGCATGTTCGGCGATTGCATTTCCCCCAGATTGCGCAGCAGCCAATGGTCTTCCATCACTTTTGCGGGAAGCAGATGCACTTCATAAGTGAAGGGATTGACGAAAGAAGCGAGAAAAACCGCCAATAAAATGATTGAACTTTTCCAAAGACGTTGAAACGACGGCGCGGTCGGATTTTCATTCAACCAGGTTACCAGGCAAAACCACAATTCGCTGAGCCACCAAAAAAAGATGAGTAGTATCCCGATAATTCCCCCGCCATGCAGATTGATCCATACGATTTCGCCCAAAATAGCGGCGGCAAACGCTAATTTAAAATGCTCGCCCAATTGAAAAGAAAGAATAATATGAAAAAAAATAACAATAAAAAGGTAGGTGAATATGGGCGGCCGGAGGAATAAGGTTCCATGAGAAGCGAGGATGACGATGATGGCGCCCAAACACGCCATTTTCCAACCTACGCCGTTGCGCGCCATGTAAAGTATTAATAAAGCGGTAGTTATGGTAAGAATGATCGATTTAAAAACGATGGCCCCTTGCAGCCCCCCTGCGGAATAAGCAGCGAAAAATATTAAATCCGATAGCCATTCGTGGTTGATCCACGGCGTTTTTTCGCCGGTAAAGGTAAAAACGTCATAGGGAGGGAAATGAAATCCATTTTGTAAAAAATATTGCCAAAGATATTCCCCCGTTTTAAGATGCCACCAACAATCGTTTTCGCCGCGAATGGGAAACATCCCCGCCCAAAACGCGCCTGCCAGGGTGAGGATCAACATGATTCCAGCGATCATTCTCATGCCCGGAGCGTAATTTTCTTTTTCGATCGGCTCGTGATTTGATTTCCAATTATACGCAGCATTCATAGCGGTTGATTACCATTCGGCCTTTTGCGCCTCGGCATCCTACAAGAATCGCTATTGAGTTAAGAAGTCAATTTCTGCCGGGCGGCAATAAAAAATACCCCTTCATGGGATACGACAAGAGAGTATCCTGTTGAGATACTCTTATATCAATTCTATGGATTTCATCGCGGCCTTAAAAAGAAAGCATCGTTTTTACGGCGCGAATTGATTTTCAATACATAATTAAATGTAGGCTTAAATCCTTTTTTATCAAGTAAAAATCGATTTTATTTTCGCGCCTTAGAGAATGGAGTCTTTGCTAAAGTTTTTCTGCGAAACGTTACCTCTCTCGGCTCTTTATCTCAAGTAGAAAAGGCTGATTTCGCTGAAATATTACATGGAATGGTCTTTGCTATTTTTAGTTATGAAAGAGTATACCGGTTTTAGACGAAGAAAGCCTATAAAAATATCTTGCAATTCTTGAATTTTATGTTACAATATAGTAAAGGATAATTAAAGTTGTCCGATAATACTAAAAGGGATGAGGTTAATCGCTATGGTCTGGCTCCAATTCATCGAGCAAGAAAGATCGTTAGGGAGAAAGAATCATGTCTGCAAAAGCCATAAAAAAAATGAATCAAGCGGCTGTCGAGGTCGATGAGTATACGGCCAAAATGGACCGGATGGTCATGGATTTGAAAAAACGCAGCGATGAAGATCGCGTAAAACGCGCCAAGACGATGTTGTTGTTTATCGGAATTGGATTGGTGATAACCGCTGTCAGCATCTTCATCATGTTGAATACGGGAATGAGCGACTGGAATTTAGGTTTTATATCTAAATCAAGATGAGCGATCAAACGCCAAGATCGATTCGAAAAGCCGGAGATATCCAAAAAGAGGCGGGTGAATTCCTCTTTGTTAACCTCTTTTTTTTGCCTCGTATCGCTTCGTTTTTTAAAAGGCTGAAGGTTCATTTCGGTTGGTTCGGTTCTTTTTTGATCTCGAAAGACTTCTTGAAACGCAGTATGCCCAGGCAGTCCCGCATAAATTCGGGCGATTGCAAAATCAGTTGTTGCCGCCGCAGTTGGAATTCCTTGTTCCTGCCTTTTCCCCGGCTTTCCGTATCGAACCATTGATATTCGTATATTCCCTCGATCGTGTGAAACGTTAATTGGACTTGCCCCAATCCGGGTTTTTTGCGCAAAAGCCAAAATATCCGGTCGTTTCCCGCCATGCTTTCCACGAGCAAGCACGCGTCTTTCGGCTCGGCTTGAATCGGCGATTTGGAGGGGGGACGAGGTCTTCCGCCTAATTCCACGTAAGATAAAAAATCCAATAGCGTAGCGCAAAGCGCTCGGCTGGAATCGGGGATGCGAAATCCATCTCTTCCTTCGATGGGCGTTAGAAACGAGCCGCTGCAGGAAGCCGCCGCCGACCAAAAAATATTGCGGATAAATTCTTCATATTCGTTTTCGCGACCTGTCCACGTGGATTCCCCGATAAAAACCGGTTTTTTGCAATCCCGCGCCATCTGGATATATTGCGACGCGCTTTGAGCGGCCACATAGGCGTCTTTGGACCGGATGTGAAGCAAGAAGAAATCCGCCAGCGAAACCAGTCCCATGAGTTCCGGCTGCAAGGCCGTCGGCAGCGTATTGGGCATAAAGGAGATCGACTTCAATCTGCCCGGATCGTTGGTTTCTATCTCCTTAGCAATCCTTTCAAACCAAACCTGGGCAGAGTAGATCGTCTCCTTGTCCGGTTTCGCCTCCGAATTCCACGCATCGGCGCCCCTTGCGATTTCCCAGGCGAGAATAGGGCGGTTTTTATATCGCGCCGTCAGCTGCTTCGTCCGCCGAATCGCCTGCGAACGGGATTTCTGCAGAAGGAAGAAATCGGATAGGTTTGCGCGCCAGCCCCCTTGGCTTCGATTGTAGGGATGATGCTCCCAGTTTTCCGACATGGATTGCAGATCGAACAGAATCAATATAACAGCCATTCCCCTTTTTTCGGCGGCGTGGATCAGAAAATCCAATCGAGATAGAACGGCGGAAGTCAATTCGCCGTCGCTGGTTTCCACTTCGCTTAACAGCGCGCCGGAATTTAACGCGGAGTCTATGGCGATGCGTAGGACGTTGATCCCATTCCCCGACCATTCCGCGATGTCGCGTTCGGCTTCTTTGTCCGTCAGGCGGAGATTCATTAGGAATCCGGCGTTAGCGCCGATGGGGAAAAAAGGTTTTCCTTCCTTCTCGAAGAGATAAAAATTGGCTTTATGGATCGATATCGCCTCGCCGCCATAAGCGCCTCCGGTAACGACGAATAAAGGAAACAATAAAAGAAAATAGGCTATTTTCATAAAGAAGCGCAAGGCAGGCTCAACGCGAAGCATGGCCCGCCATTCTCCTTACTGGCCCGTAGCCGCTAAACACTCTCATGAAAGCATTAATATCGTAGGATGGGTTGCGTCGTTTGACCCATCACTTTTTCGATGCCATTCTATCGATGGGTCAAAAAACGCGACCCATCCTACTTTTCTGTTTTTCGATCAATCTGCGGGTTTGTTTTCGTCTACGTTGACGAAGGCGTTGATTTTAAATTTCATCGCGAATTCCGACGGCAATTCCGCTTCGTTGATGTTGGTCTTTCCGCTCAAATCGATGACCATATTCGACTCGGTTTTCATCGATTCAATCCGTCCTTTGTCCAGGTTGAATTCCAATGTCCCCTGGCCTTTTGACGAGTATTCCTTGAATTGAAACTGCAATTTTACCAGCCCCGTGTTCTGGCCTGACTGGGCGGAATCGACCTGAACGTTTTCGTTCATCATGCTGGTTTGAGTGGAGATGCGGGCGATCGTCTCGTTTTCTCTTCGATAGACGCTGTCCAGGGTGTAGGTCGAATCCACAACCATCTCTTTGGATGCGGCGGTAAAAGGCACTGTCTTTCTCTCCACCCAGGAATAGCCGATGGGAATCGCCTTTTCAGGAAAACGCAAGTAGGGATTTTGCTGCGTCGTCGATTGGCCGGCGTCCGACATTCCCTGCAATTTCATTTTTTGCTGGTTCGGCTCTTGGAGATAATGGAAAACGCTGCCGGAAGCGTTGATTTTGATCTTGATCTTTTCTTCGCCCATTCCCCAATCGGATATCAAATCGATGGCTTTTCCGCCGCCCAGCATCGGATCGTTCATTTCCATTTTCAAAAATTCGGCTTGGACGACCGCTTCGCCTTGGTTATCCACATTCAGCGTCTCGAATCGCATAACCGATTGTAAGCCGCCTTGAATGGGCAGTTGCTCTTTTTCCGAAGAGGGCTTTCCATCGGCCGTCAATTTGTTCATCGTAACGGCCCCTTCTTGCGTGACCGCGTATACCAAATAGCACACTTCGCCCTTATGGAATTTATTTTGCAAAAGAAACGCTTCCTCCGCCCTCGACGGCGCGGCGAAGACGAATCCGAGGGGGATGATAATAAGGTAAAACCATGAAGAACGAGACATTTAATTCTCCTTTTTATCGATCGAATAGGATGATCGTAAGATGGGTCGCGTCGTTTGCCCCATCATTTTCTATGTTCATTAATTGCTACGGTTGATTTATGTTTCTAGTTCAAACGGCCAGAATAGGCTAACGAATCGCGAGGGGAATAGTTACTCTTCGATCCAGCGTTCTTTACCATCTGCGAGACGTTCTTTTTTCCATAAGGGCGCGCGTTTCTTGATTTCGTCCATAATATATTCGCATCCCCGGAATGCATCGCGCCGATGAGCCGCCGCCGCGGCGATCAGCACCAGGTTTTCTCCCGGAGCCTGCCTGCCTTTGCGATGCGTTATCGCCGCATCCGTCAGCGCGAATTTCTCTATGGCTTCCCGGCGGATCGCTTCCAGGACTTTTAACGCCATCGGCTCGTAAACATCCCATTCAACGGAGATGACAGGCGTTCCCTCATAGCTGGTCTCTCTAACGGCGCCCGTAAACGTTACGATGGCTCCAGCGCCGGTTTTGCGGAGGGTTTGCACCGTTTTGTCTACGGAAAAGTCCTCCGTCTGTATGAGGATCACGATCCGCCTCCGCTGACGGGAGGAATGAAAGCGAGAACATCGCCGTCAGTCAGTTCCGCGTCCGGTTTGCAATAGCGCTCGTTCAAAGCCATAGCCAGACGGTCGAAATCAGATGCGGCGCCGGGATGCAGCAAGCGCAGCAGGTCGGCGGCGTCTTTCGCCGTCCCCTTCTCCATTTCCAATTCCATCTCGCCGGTTTGAATTTTTTCCCGCAGAGATGCGAAAAAAAGGCAGCGGATTTTCAAGGATTTATTTCTCTCCTGGTATGAGGCGTTCTTTCCCGCCTAAGTATTTATGTAAAGCTTTAGGAATCAAAATAGTTCCGTCTTCCAGTTGATTATTCTCCAGAATGGAGACCAACAGGCGCGGCGTCGCCAGACCCGAACCGTTCAGCGTG
The window above is part of the Candidatus Omnitrophota bacterium genome. Proteins encoded here:
- the moaD gene encoding molybdopterin converting factor subunit 1, with the translated sequence MKIRCLFFASLREKIQTGEMELEMEKGTAKDAADLLRLLHPGAASDFDRLAMALNERYCKPDAELTDGDVLAFIPPVSGGGS
- a CDS encoding molybdenum cofactor biosynthesis protein MoaE; its protein translation is MILIQTEDFSVDKTVQTLRKTGAGAIVTFTGAVRETSYEGTPVISVEWDVYEPMALKVLEAIRREAIEKFALTDAAITHRKGRQAPGENLVLIAAAAAHRRDAFRGCEYIMDEIKKRAPLWKKERLADGKERWIEE
- a CDS encoding DUF4038 domain-containing protein, whose protein sequence is MLRVEPALRFFMKIAYFLLLFPLFVVTGGAYGGEAISIHKANFYLFEKEGKPFFPIGANAGFLMNLRLTDKEAERDIAEWSGNGINVLRIAIDSALNSGALLSEVETSDGELTSAVLSRLDFLIHAAEKRGMAVILILFDLQSMSENWEHHPYNRSQGGWRANLSDFFLLQKSRSQAIRRTKQLTARYKNRPILAWEIARGADAWNSEAKPDKETIYSAQVWFERIAKEIETNDPGRLKSISFMPNTLPTALQPELMGLVSLADFFLLHIRSKDAYVAAQSASQYIQMARDCKKPVFIGESTWTGRENEYEEFIRNIFWSAAASCSGSFLTPIEGRDGFRIPDSSRALCATLLDFLSYVELGGRPRPPSKSPIQAEPKDACLLVESMAGNDRIFWLLRKKPGLGQVQLTFHTIEGIYEYQWFDTESRGKGRNKEFQLRRQQLILQSPEFMRDCLGILRFKKSFEIKKEPNQPK